In Methylocaldum szegediense, one genomic interval encodes:
- a CDS encoding chlororespiratory reduction 6 domain-containing protein, producing the protein MPYRIKYPLARLSQAKQELLVIDFPREQVVTGNIAPMLEVLAPLAESRENAEQFEGRLTFFFSGWDEDPRETAEIPEIRQWFSDLTADFPYWLHFIEKEGDTFFHVLRLLCKGHVERIEGGMVGWRFDDMGQLSATVETLFGYMNLLHDQLGLSKEMNRRISQEVAQLIEGALE; encoded by the coding sequence ATGCCATACCGCATCAAGTATCCACTCGCCCGCCTATCCCAGGCCAAGCAAGAACTGCTGGTCATCGACTTTCCGCGCGAACAGGTTGTGACCGGCAATATCGCTCCCATGCTCGAAGTGCTTGCGCCGCTAGCAGAGTCTCGGGAAAACGCCGAACAGTTCGAGGGGCGACTGACGTTCTTCTTTTCCGGGTGGGACGAGGACCCGCGCGAGACGGCGGAGATTCCCGAAATCCGGCAGTGGTTCTCCGATCTTACGGCCGACTTCCCGTATTGGCTTCACTTTATCGAGAAAGAGGGCGATACCTTCTTTCACGTGCTCCGCTTGCTGTGCAAGGGGCACGTTGAGCGGATCGAGGGCGGTATGGTCGGGTGGCGCTTCGATGATATGGGGCAGCTTTCGGCGACGGTGGAGACGCTGTTCGGCTACATGAACCTGTTGCACGACCAGCTTGGGCTATCCAAAGAGATGAACCGGCGGATTTCGCAGGAAGTGGCACAGTTGATCGAAGGGGCACTGGAGTAG
- a CDS encoding WGR domain-containing protein: MSNDIAAEEPLRLRWEKETRYYEIHLQQDLWGSWVLTRIWGRRGSPMGQVRRAPFECYAEAMKQLTAVQSQRKRRGYEPVMI, encoded by the coding sequence ATGAGTAACGACATCGCCGCCGAGGAACCGCTCCGCCTCCGTTGGGAGAAGGAGACCCGCTACTACGAGATCCACCTGCAACAAGACCTGTGGGGCAGTTGGGTGTTGACCCGGATATGGGGGCGTCGTGGGTCGCCCATGGGGCAGGTGAGGCGCGCCCCATTTGAATGTTACGCGGAGGCCATGAAGCAATTAACCGCCGTGCAGAGCCAGCGGAAAAGGCGGGGGTATGAACCAGTAATGATTTGA
- a CDS encoding AAA family ATPase codes for MIILIGGEKGGTGKTTLATNLAAKRALAGRDVLLIDTDQQGSANYWAQSRDESEAKPRRVACVQKFGKGLQSEVQDLAKRYQDIIIDAGGRDSVELRAGLVVADKAYIPIQPSQFDIWTLDRMDELVSSAQGFNPNLRAWVVISRVSTNPSVHESQDAQDILAEFSHLILSGVVIRDRIAYRKAARDGLCVDELKPKDPKASEEIEALYQEVFSE; via the coding sequence ATGATCATACTAATCGGCGGCGAGAAAGGGGGCACCGGCAAGACTACGCTGGCTACCAACCTAGCCGCGAAGCGCGCATTGGCGGGCCGTGATGTGCTGCTGATCGACACCGACCAGCAGGGCAGCGCGAATTATTGGGCGCAGAGCCGGGACGAGTCCGAAGCGAAGCCGCGGCGGGTGGCCTGCGTGCAGAAGTTCGGAAAAGGCCTCCAGTCGGAGGTTCAGGACCTGGCCAAGCGATACCAGGACATCATCATCGATGCCGGCGGTCGCGATTCGGTGGAGCTGCGAGCCGGCCTGGTGGTGGCCGACAAGGCTTATATCCCGATCCAGCCGAGCCAGTTCGATATCTGGACCCTCGACCGCATGGACGAGCTGGTGAGCAGCGCCCAGGGGTTCAACCCGAATCTTCGGGCATGGGTGGTGATCAGCCGAGTTTCGACCAACCCTTCGGTTCACGAGTCCCAGGATGCCCAGGACATCCTGGCTGAGTTCTCGCACCTGATCTTGTCAGGTGTAGTGATTCGGGACCGGATCGCGTATCGAAAGGCAGCCCGCGACGGTCTTTGTGTCGACGAGCTCAAGCCAAAGGACCCGAAGGCCTCGGAGGAAATCGAAGCACTGTATCAGGAGGTGTTCAGTGAGTAA
- a CDS encoding DUF3574 domain-containing protein, translating into MRLGAVMAAVLSFAIEGCATDAGRVCRPGELAATIETLYFGTGRKGADPVASEEWREFMSQVVTPRFPQGLTWWKAQGQWRNDAGVIERERAYVLQVVHPDAESVEPAIRDVAKRYREKFDQESVLRVSSPTCLSFLKSTLGSHE; encoded by the coding sequence GTGCGCCTGGGCGCTGTCATGGCGGCTGTTCTAAGTTTCGCCATTGAAGGCTGTGCAACCGATGCGGGCCGGGTTTGCCGGCCTGGAGAACTGGCAGCGACTATCGAAACCCTCTACTTTGGCACGGGAAGGAAAGGAGCCGATCCGGTGGCCAGCGAAGAATGGCGGGAATTCATGAGTCAAGTCGTCACGCCGCGGTTCCCGCAAGGGCTGACCTGGTGGAAAGCCCAAGGCCAATGGCGGAACGATGCCGGCGTCATTGAGCGGGAGAGAGCCTATGTCCTGCAAGTCGTCCATCCGGATGCCGAGTCGGTCGAACCCGCAATCCGCGATGTTGCGAAGCGATATCGGGAAAAGTTCGATCAGGAATCGGTCTTGCGGGTCAGTTCACCGACCTGTTTGTCATTTCTTAAGTCCACGCTCGGTAGCCATGAGTAA
- a CDS encoding DUF6794 domain-containing protein, which produces MTKLLQPSDSDADRDLPRTLNEAVDRLAFMLSQAEKEEIAALIEGDLIDLHFGLGMRIRNEFGLWHDNRDLLMDCQRIKYGDAADSCLSMDPDDASGLIIRVLWARLRH; this is translated from the coding sequence GTGACCAAGTTGTTACAGCCGTCCGATTCAGATGCCGACCGAGATTTGCCCCGAACCCTCAACGAAGCGGTAGACCGGTTGGCGTTCATGCTGAGCCAAGCGGAGAAAGAAGAAATCGCGGCTCTGATCGAAGGCGACTTGATTGATTTGCATTTCGGCCTTGGTATGCGGATCCGAAACGAGTTCGGGCTATGGCATGACAATCGCGACCTGTTGATGGACTGCCAACGGATCAAATATGGAGATGCCGCGGATAGTTGCTTGTCCATGGATCCGGACGATGCGTCCGGGCTCATTATCCGGGTACTATGGGCAAGGTTGCGGCACTGA